GCAGATGAAGAATCTGTAACGGAATTATCAGGAACAATTAGCTTTGCTTCCTCTGAATCAACTTTTGGCGGAACCTCCGCACTGTCTGCCTCAACACTCATTTCAACGTCCATTCCAGAATGCGCAAACCCTATATCCTCCGGATTCACAACAAGAAACAAAAATACCAAAACCCCAACCAAAATAATCAAAAATCCAGGCAGCACAAAAGACCAACCCCATCCAAATTCCAAGACACCGGAGGCAATAACTGAACCAATTATATTCCCCACGGAGGTATGAGAATTCCATACCCCCATTATCAATCCCCTCTTTGATTCCCCGACCCAATTCCCCACAACTGCAACAACACAAGGCCAACCAATGGACTGAAACAGTCCACAAAAAATCTGAACAGCGACGAAAAACCCCAAGACATGAACATCTAACCAGTAGCCTAACCCAAAAAGTATAGTAAAAAACCCACTACCCATCATCCCAAACACAAGGAACAACCTCAAATCAATCCTATCTCCAACATGACCTGCGAAATACATGCCAATAGAGTAAGTAGTGAGGAATGCGAGATCAACCTCGCCGAGGCGGTGAGTTCCCTGAGTACCATTAAAAGGGGGCCAACCTAAATCAACATGAGTTAAATTGGTTGGAGCAGTAGGTCCCAAAACACTCTTAACAATACTGGGAGGTTTCCTAGATGCATGGAATGTAGCATAGGCAAGAAATGTGATAAGAAGAACACATATTTGGTGGAAAAGTAGGGTTTTGTGAGGAGGTTTCAGATTTGGAAATATACTCAAAGCTGGAGCTAGGCTCAAACTTTTGGAATTTGATTGCATTCTTACTCATCAGAATTCAAGTATGCACAATGAATCTTATTATCTAACGTAATCTAGCACAGTGGAAAAAGATCAATTTTTATTTGTGAGTAAGAAAACAAAGAGGGGTTTTGGTTTCAAGAGAAGGGTGTGTGAAAAATAATAGTGACATATGCTTACAGATTTGTGGTTTGCAGTGGCGGAATGGTCATAGAAAGCGGTGTGAGAGCAAGAGAGGATTGCATCGGAAAACGGTTTGTGTCGGGATCGGGATCGGCGACTTCTGTAAAACGTTTAATTCATACTATCAATAAAAATGTTTTTGACAAAACAAGTTTTTAACTCTTAATTCTAAACCATGTTTAATTCATACTAtcaataaaaatgttttttttcttctttttgataatTGTGCTTTAATTTGTAGAACTGCTCCCTTCTCTATTATTGTgaggaaaaaaattaatattttatccaAATTTGATAATTGTGCTTGAAAGCTTGAACTATGGTGACAAAGTCTCTTTTTAACCAAATGTTATTCTAACCCTTCTCATTTTTTAACTTTATTGCATTAGAGAGATTGGCAGAGGGAATTAGTGAGAGTAAAAAAACAAGCAaaaacatcaacaacaaaaatttatcaTCATGATTTTTTGCGATACCACCACAAGCAGAGAGTCAGATATTGCTTAATGATGCTCTATCACCATTGATCTTAATCCAACCACGAGGAGGCGACTTCTAAATCACCTCAAGAATTTGAGGGGCTTTAGGCGGCCTTAAACTGACTTTGAGGAATTTCATAAACACAAAATCTTGGATATTAACATAGGAAGTCGCTTTAGAATTGTTTCCGGTCAATGAGCAAGCCGACAGAACCAAGAACAATGTTACGAGCAGCCCATAAGGCATTGAAGATATGAATAATTGTTATATTGAGCACCAACATACATTAATTAGACCGAGAAATATTGTAAACCAACAAAGAAATATCATCTCCTATGTACGCGGTACTGCGATGCACCAGATGCCTCACTGACAATCCTCTCAACTAAAGAAACCGCTTAAGGACCGCACGTCTCGATAATCCCTATATCCAACGCCTCCTTCCCAAGTAGGCAGATTCACTGACAAATAAGCAAtagatcaatggc
The Vicia villosa cultivar HV-30 ecotype Madison, WI linkage group LG6, Vvil1.0, whole genome shotgun sequence genome window above contains:
- the LOC131609137 gene encoding putative glycerol-3-phosphate transporter 5, which produces MQSNSKSLSLAPALSIFPNLKPPHKTLLFHQICVLLITFLAYATFHASRKPPSIVKSVLGPTAPTNLTHVDLGWPPFNGTQGTHRLGEVDLAFLTTYSIGMYFAGHVGDRIDLRLFLVFGMMGSGFFTILFGLGYWLDVHVLGFFVAVQIFCGLFQSIGWPCVVAVVGNWVGESKRGLIMGVWNSHTSVGNIIGSVIASGVLEFGWGWSFVLPGFLIILVGVLVFLFLVVNPEDIGFAHSGMDVEMSVEADSAEVPPKVDSEEAKLIVPDNSVTDSSSAIGFIEAWKIPGVAPFAFCLFFSKFVAYTFLYWLPFYIRHTAVAGVNLSHKTAGLLSTIFDIGGVLGGITAGFISDMIEARAVTSIMFLFLSIPALLLYRFLGSISMFTNITLMFLSGFLVNGPYSLITTAVAADLGTQGFSGGSSRALATVTAIIDGTGSVGAALGPLLAGYVSTRGWNCVFFMLVLSIFFAGLFLIRVARTEIQEKLSGK